The DNA sequence GGCCCGGCCACGGCGACAACGGCCGCCGCTGCGACGTCAACACCCGTGTCGTCGGCGGCATTCTGCGCATGACCGGGGAGGCGGACGGCGACTCCGGCTGGCTCGCCTCGTCGTACGGCCGGAGATACGGCAGGTGGGAGGCCCGGGTCCGGTCCCGGGCCACCGCCCCCGACAACGGGCGGCAGTACCACCCGCTGCTGATCCTGTGGCCGGACTCGAACCGGCACCCCGAGGACGGCGAGTACGACTACCTGGAGAACGGCGCCCCGGGCGAGCAGTGCGCCGAGGCGTTCCTGCACTACCCGCACCCCGAAGGCGTGCCCGTGCAGCAGGAGTTCGCGCAGCAGTGCGGCGTGGACCTGACGCAGTGGCACAACGTCGCCGTCGAGTGGACCCCGGACCACGTGCGGGGCTTCATCGACGGCGAGGAGTGGTTCCGCTTCGCCGACGGGGCGAACGACGACCGCGCCTGCATGCAGTGCGCCCCGTCGATGCACCAGACCATCCAGCTCGACAACTTCCATGGCGACGACCTGCAGAGCGCGGTCTACGAAGTGGACTGGGCCCGGGTCTACGACCTGCCGGACGACGAAAGCGTGAGGTGAACGCGATGCAGAGCTCTCCCTACCAGCCCGAGCAGGCCCGCCCGGCTTCTCCGGGAGGGGTGCGCATGCCCGGGGCCGTCATCTTCGTCCTCGTGGTCGTCGCCGTGCACGCGCTGGGCACGGCGTTCGGCGGCTGGGCGGTCGTCGAGGAGAACCGGAGCAAGCAGGAGCACGGGCAGGACCTGCTCATGCCGATGGGCATGGCCTGGTTGCTGGCGCTGTTCTGCTGGGGCCTGGCGGCGCTGCTGATCGCCTGCGTCGTGCTGGCACGCAAGCGCCGCGGCTGGGTCCGTGTGGTGCTGATCGTGTGCCTGTCGTTCGTGGCGGTCTCGACGGCCTTCGCCTTCCTCGGCTCGCTGGCCTCCGGGGCGCCGAACCTCGCGACGTTCGTGGTCGCCGGCATCGACGTGGCGGCCCTGTGGATGGTGAGCGGCGCGACGGGCCGCGGCTACTTCTCCGTACGCGACCAGGCGCCCACGTGGCACCAGGGGTGACGGTCCATGGACTCCCCGGCATACGCCCACGGCCCCTCCGTGCCGCCCGACGAGCCCCCGCAGCCTCCCTCGCCACCCGGGCGGGACCGCCCGTGCGACCCGGTGGCCGCGGCCCTCGGCAACGCCTCGCTGCTCGGCATCGGCTACATGCTGCTCGGCCACTGGCGGTCGGCCGTCTTCACCGTCATCGGCACGGGCTGGCTCCTCAACGTCACCGTGTCGACCGCCGACACCTGGGCCGAGGTCCTGCTGCTCGTGTGGTGGGCGGCCGGCACCGCACACGGCTGGTCCCTGGCGCACGGGCGCGCCGAGCACGTCGTGCGACGGGGGCAGCGGGCGGGCACGCTCGTCCTCGCGGTCGCCGTACTGCTGACCGCCGTGCTGCTGCGGGTCGACGCGTACGGCATCGAGAACCGTGTGACCGAGGCCCGCGAAGGCGGTGACTGCGAGGCGGCCGTGGCCGCGCAGGGCGAGGTGGGACTCGGCCACCGCCTGGCGGGCGCGCCGGTGGTCGAACCCGGCGAGGCGGTGGTGGAGGCGTGCCGGCGCCTGGAACGTGCCGCGGCCACACTGTCCGACGCCGCCCGGGACGGGAGCACCGAGGATCTGGAGCGCGGCTTCCGCGTCCTCGCCGGCGTCCTGGAGGAGCCCGGCAACGAGCGGACCGTCCGGACGGTGCTGGACACCTTCCTCGGCGGTCTGCCCACCGAGGACTCCTGCGCCACCGCCGACATCGCCGGCTGGCTCCGCGACCGCAAGCCCTCCCGTGACGTACTGGACCGGTCGGCCGCCGACGCGACGCGGACGGAACCCGCGGCGCTGGCGGGCTGCGGCGACCATCTGATGTCCGAGGACGCCTGGCAGCAGGCGCGGGCCCGCTACCAGCATCTCCTCGACACCTACCCCGACGACTCCCGCGCGGACGAGGCCCGTGGCGGCGTGCGCAAGGCCACCCTCGCCCTCGAACTGCACAAGGTGCGCGGCCTGGTCAGGGACGCGTACGACGCGGAGTCCGGCTACTGCGACTCGCCCGCCAAGTACAGCGGTGCCCCGCCGTACCGCAAGGGGTCCAACCGGGCGCTGTTCCTCGGCGACACCGAGTACACCGGGCAGCTCCCCGGCGGCTGGCGCACCGACGACCCGGCCAAGGCCGCGCTCGTGGTGTGCGCGGACTCGGCGGAGAACGGGTCCGCCGTCGAGACCTGCCACTACGAGAACGACAAGTCCGAGTACCTCCCCTACGAGGTGACCTTCCACAAGGTCAAGGTCCCGCTGAAGGTGTACGAACTGCGCACCGGAAAGCGCCTCGACCCGCGCTCGGTGCAGATCGGCGGCACGAGCTGCCCGCGGACTCTGTACTACGAGTACTACGGCAGCTACGACTACGGGCCGGGCGACGAGTTCGTCTCCACGTCGAAGTCGGGTGTGCGGGACGCCTTCCGGCCGGTCGTCGAGCGGTGACCTTCGGACGCGTCCGCCGGCCCAGGAACTCCCACGGGCCGGCGGACGTTTGCAGGAGGACACACGGAACACATGCAACACACGCAGTCGACCTGAACGACATGGGCTGAAGCCGAGGTGGCACGGATGGCGATGTGGGATCGGA is a window from the Streptomyces sp. NBC_00299 genome containing:
- a CDS encoding glycoside hydrolase family 16 protein, translating into MHRRLRARHLAVGLGAAALGLALAAATGNAAPGRATTTATGAAGTAAERYGWGEPLPQGSDEFDYGSETEPAVPDRDRWRLAGGGPDKCWPGHGDNGRRCDVNTRVVGGILRMTGEADGDSGWLASSYGRRYGRWEARVRSRATAPDNGRQYHPLLILWPDSNRHPEDGEYDYLENGAPGEQCAEAFLHYPHPEGVPVQQEFAQQCGVDLTQWHNVAVEWTPDHVRGFIDGEEWFRFADGANDDRACMQCAPSMHQTIQLDNFHGDDLQSAVYEVDWARVYDLPDDESVR